Proteins encoded in a region of the Populus nigra chromosome 3, ddPopNigr1.1, whole genome shotgun sequence genome:
- the LOC133689077 gene encoding uncharacterized protein LOC133689077 translates to MAMPWSMAIWIANMVWVGLVGLVSTCLTVADELASSLRTGDISPFHVG, encoded by the coding sequence ATGGCAATGCCATGGAGCATGGCTATATGGATTGCAAATATGGTGTGGGTGGGACTTGTAGGATTGGTTTCTACTTGCTTGACTGTTGCTGATGAGCTTGCTAGTTCTCTTAGAACTGGAGATATTAGTCCTTTTCATGTTGGCTGA